Part of the Sulfitobacter sp. W027 genome, ATCAGGGTCGCCAGAGCTGTCGCGAGAAGTTTCGTTTTCATGGGTTTTCCTCCTTGTTGAATGGTCGTTGGCTGAATGCCGGCGCTCAGTAGCCAAAAAGGCGCGGCAGAAAGAGAGACAGGTCAGGCCAAAACGACGTCAGGAAGACGACGGGCACATAGCCGGTCACGATCAGGAACATCGCAGGCGGGATGACTTTGGTGACTTTGACTTTGCCGATCCGCGCGCCGAGATAGAGGATCGAGGCATAGGGTGGCGTCACACCGCCCATCGCCGTGTTGACCCCCATGATCGCCGCAAACTGGACGGGGCTAACACCCAGAGCGTTCATCAACGGCAGCAGCAGCGGCGCGATCAGGATGATCGCTGTGATGTCATTGACGACCATGCCCACCAGAAACAGCAAGATGTTGATAAAGATCAGCAAAACAACCTTGTTTTCCGTGATGGCAAAGATGCTCGACACGATCTGTTGCGGAATGCTTTCATAGACGAACATCTGGCTCAGGATCATCGAGAACAGGATCATGAACATGATCGCGCCCACGGCGGTCGCGGCCTCTTTGCCCGCATCAAAGAAATTCGACAGGCGCAAACCTTTGTAGATCAGGAAACCAACCGGCACCGAATAGATCACGGCCACGGCCGCCGCTTCGGTCGGTGTCATGATGCCCCCGTAGATGCCGCCGAGGATGATCACAGGCATCAAGAGCGCCGGGAAGGCATGAACGCCGCGCTTGGCCACTTCGGTTGACAGCTGGCTGAAGCTTGGCTTGTCATCAAGGATCAGATCGAACTTGCGGCTCATCCAAAGGTTCATCACCGAAAAGCTAAACATAATCAGCAGCCCCGGCCCCAGCGTCGCCAGAAAACAGGCAAGGATCGAGGTATCCGTTACCCAGCCGTAGACGATCATGGTAACCGACGGCGGGATCAGCAGGCCCAGGATCGACGAATTGGCAATGAGCGCAGTGGCGTACTCACGCGGATAGCCACGCTTTTCCATTTCGGGGATCAGGATCGGTCCAATCGCGGCAATCCCTGTCAGGCCAGAGCCCGAGATCGCACCAATGACCGCGCAGCTCACGGCGGCAACGACGCCAAGACCGCCCCGGATGTGCCCGACAAAAGCGTTCACAAAACGCAAGAGCGACGCGGCGATCCCGCTCTCGGCCATGATCGTACCTGCGAGGACAAACAGCGGAATGGCCAGCAGGATCGGGTTGCCCAACTGCTGGACGCCCCAAAGCATCATGCCCTTCATGGTAACGTCACCGATGAAATACATCACCATCAGCGCCGCGCCAAAGCAGTAGGGCAACGGCACCCCGAGCGTCAGCGTGATCACCAGAATGGCAATGGCAAGGAGTGCAATCTCGATCATGCGACCGTTCCGTTCTTCAGACTGAGGATGTGTTGGATCAGGTGCCAAGCGGTGTAGGCCATCATCAGGGCGACCCCTACGACCAGCGCCACGTCAGAATAAAATGTGGGGATGTAGAGCGTCGGACTCTCGCGCCAGACCCGCCAGGCGTATTGGGTATAGTCCCAAGCCCAAGTGAGGATCCACAGACCCACAATCAGGCTGATCACCTCGCCGACGATGGCAAGGATCGTATGCGCCCGCTCGGATGAGATGAAGATCTCCAGCACATTGGCGCGGATGTGGGAATTTTCACGCGATGCGTTGATGGCCCCAAAGATGTAGAGCCAGATGGTCGGATACAGCATCGTTTCTTCCAGCCCCATAACAGGGATCTGAAGGACGTAGCGCGTGATGACCTGAAAGAACTGGCCCAGTGCCACGAAACAGATCAGCGATGTTAGCAATATAGCTGCAAAACGATCCACGGTGCCCCCCACATGAATTTCGGTAGGGCCACATCACCGATCCCTTGCCATAAGGGCAAATCCAAAATATCACTGAATCCATAAAAAGGATTTATGGCATGCTTCCCAATCTGACCCTTCGGCAGCTAGAGACTTTCCGGGAGGTGATGCGCAGCGGGTCCATCTCAGCAGCGAGCCGCACCTTGCTGCGCACGCAGCCAGCGGTCAGCACGATGATCGCCAATATTGAGAAGGAGCTTGGCTTCAGCTTGTTTCAGCGGGAACGCGGGCGCCTCACGCCGTCCCCTGAAGCGCACTATCTGCTGGAGGAAACGGAAGAGGTGCTTGAACGAATGGGCCGCACGGTGCGGACCATGGCGGAGTTTGGCACGCTTGATCGGGGTCATCTCCGTATCGCCTGCCATCCCGCCGCATCAAGCTTCTTTATGCCCCGCGTGCTTGCCGCCTTTCTTGACAGCCGACCGAATGTGAAAGCTGATCTGATGATGCGCGCCTCTCATGTGGTCGAGGATCTGATCGCCTCGCAGCAATTCGATATCGGACTCGCCGAGACGCCACCCGCGCGCGGCTCGATTGAAATCGAAACCTTCGCCCCCAAATGCGTCATCGCCATTCCCGCATCGGACCCATTGGCAAAGCGGGATGTCATAACCCCCGCCGATCTTCACAACTATCCTATGGCCATGCTGTTTGGAGACCACTCAGTTACGATCGCCACTGAGACGGCCTTTGCCAAAGCGAACAAGACTCTGAACAGACGATTTGTTTTAAGAACGTTTTTGCCTGCGCTTGAGTTGGTCAGTTCCAACCTCTGTGCAGCAGTCGTCGATCGCATAACGGCAACCACAAGCCCGGTTGCGGGCGTCGTTTTCCGGGAGTTTGAGCCCGCGATTACCAGTAGTGTTGCGATACTGGTCCCTGCGCACCGACCTGCATCGGTTTTGACGAACGTCTTTCGGGATCACTTGCGGGAACATTTGACGCGGATCGAGGCACCCATTTCCTGACCTTTGAACGGTCATGGCGTCGAGGCAGCTTTTACGTCGGTTGCGCAGGCCGTATAGCGGTGCACTGTCGATGGGACAGACTTTGCAGTTGAATGCAGTGGGCGACAGAACTTCGCCTCTGCGCAAAGCACCCTAAATGGCCCCCAGGCAGGTCAGCCGAGATTTGCAGCCGACCTACCGATAGCCCTCGCAAGCCCGAAGCATTGGTTTCCTCTCGCTCGAAGTCGATACTTTTGCCGCAGATGCACCCGTCTTATTGGGCGATGCGCCTTTCAGTCACCCTCTTGCCCGGCCCCCGCCCCTGCGCGGCTTTCGGGGGTGGCAGGCGCATAGGTGCGCTGCGCGTAAGCCTCCAGCGTTTGAAGGGTTTCTCTGGTCACCTCTCGACCCGAGGCCTCGCGCTGCGCCCCATGCGCCTCTGCAACTGTGCGGGACAAAGTGACCGTTCCTTTGGAAGCAACAAACAGTGCCGCCTCAGCACCATCCACCCGGGGCGCCGCGCCGCCGAGATTGAGAGTCACCCCGCTCCATTTCAAAGCGACGCTGACCCCGGCGGAACGGGCAGCTTCGCAGGCAAAGGGAGCCAACAGCAAAGGCACCGCGACATCGCCAAGCCGCAGTTCCGCGCCGCCCTTCAGATCATCCGCCTGATCGCATATCAGTGCGCCGGCGATAATCGGGCAGAGCAAGCCGCTTTGCGCGCGCAGAACACCGTCACTGCCCTGCTGCACCGCCAGTTCGGCATAGGGTTTACCATCGTTCTGCCGCAGCAGTTCAGCCAGCAACCTTGGGCCAGGGAACCCGTTGTCACTGAGCCAGCGCACGGCCTTACCAGCCTCTTCGGCGAGCCCCCAGCTCATGCCGCCGCCCCGCGCGGCCTTGCGAGCGAGGGCTTCGATTTCGTTCAATGAGCAGATCACACCGGCACCTCCACCAGCGCGGGATAGGTCCAGCCCGCGAACTCCATCTCGGCCAACTCATGCGGGAAGGGCGCGTTGCGGAACATGTTGATCCGCACCCAGCGATCCGAGCGCGGGTCGAAATGGCAGGCCCCAAAGAACGACAGTTTGGCGCGCAGCAGATCGATGGGCAGGATATCGGCACTAACGGTGTTATCGCGGATTTCGGCATAGGGATGCCGGGC contains:
- a CDS encoding TRAP transporter large permease — protein: MIEIALLAIAILVITLTLGVPLPYCFGAALMVMYFIGDVTMKGMMLWGVQQLGNPILLAIPLFVLAGTIMAESGIAASLLRFVNAFVGHIRGGLGVVAAVSCAVIGAISGSGLTGIAAIGPILIPEMEKRGYPREYATALIANSSILGLLIPPSVTMIVYGWVTDTSILACFLATLGPGLLIMFSFSVMNLWMSRKFDLILDDKPSFSQLSTEVAKRGVHAFPALLMPVIILGGIYGGIMTPTEAAAVAVIYSVPVGFLIYKGLRLSNFFDAGKEAATAVGAIMFMILFSMILSQMFVYESIPQQIVSSIFAITENKVVLLIFINILLFLVGMVVNDITAIILIAPLLLPLMNALGVSPVQFAAIMGVNTAMGGVTPPYASILYLGARIGKVKVTKVIPPAMFLIVTGYVPVVFLTSFWPDLSLFLPRLFGY
- a CDS encoding TRAP transporter small permease — translated: MDRFAAILLTSLICFVALGQFFQVITRYVLQIPVMGLEETMLYPTIWLYIFGAINASRENSHIRANVLEIFISSERAHTILAIVGEVISLIVGLWILTWAWDYTQYAWRVWRESPTLYIPTFYSDVALVVGVALMMAYTAWHLIQHILSLKNGTVA
- a CDS encoding LysR substrate-binding domain-containing protein, whose amino-acid sequence is MLPNLTLRQLETFREVMRSGSISAASRTLLRTQPAVSTMIANIEKELGFSLFQRERGRLTPSPEAHYLLEETEEVLERMGRTVRTMAEFGTLDRGHLRIACHPAASSFFMPRVLAAFLDSRPNVKADLMMRASHVVEDLIASQQFDIGLAETPPARGSIEIETFAPKCVIAIPASDPLAKRDVITPADLHNYPMAMLFGDHSVTIATETAFAKANKTLNRRFVLRTFLPALELVSSNLCAAVVDRITATTSPVAGVVFREFEPAITSSVAILVPAHRPASVLTNVFRDHLREHLTRIEAPIS
- a CDS encoding DUF3726 domain-containing protein, whose translation is MNEIEALARKAARGGGMSWGLAEEAGKAVRWLSDNGFPGPRLLAELLRQNDGKPYAELAVQQGSDGVLRAQSGLLCPIIAGALICDQADDLKGGAELRLGDVAVPLLLAPFACEAARSAGVSVALKWSGVTLNLGGAAPRVDGAEAALFVASKGTVTLSRTVAEAHGAQREASGREVTRETLQTLEAYAQRTYAPATPESRAGAGAGQEGD